In Promicromonospora sp. Populi, one genomic interval encodes:
- a CDS encoding MarR family winged helix-turn-helix transcriptional regulator, which yields MEHTGPADEVDRIVAAWHHVRPDLELEPLTVFSRVSRLARHLDLARRTAFARHSLETWEFDVLSALRRAGEPYRLSPGTLVTQTLVTSGTMTNRIDRLESRGFVQRHRSPDDRRGVLVQLSADGLAQVDGAMSDLLDIEAKVLTALSPAERPQLAALLRTVTAQFDD from the coding sequence ATGGAGCACACAGGTCCCGCCGACGAGGTCGACCGTATCGTCGCCGCGTGGCACCACGTGCGCCCGGACCTGGAGCTCGAACCCCTGACGGTGTTCAGCCGCGTGTCCCGCCTGGCCCGGCACCTCGACCTGGCGCGCCGTACCGCGTTCGCCAGGCACAGCCTGGAGACCTGGGAGTTCGACGTGCTCTCGGCGCTGCGCCGGGCCGGAGAGCCGTACCGGCTGTCCCCCGGCACGCTGGTGACGCAGACCCTGGTGACCAGCGGCACCATGACCAACCGGATCGACCGGCTGGAGTCGCGCGGGTTCGTACAGCGGCACCGTTCCCCGGACGACCGCCGTGGTGTCCTGGTGCAGCTCTCCGCGGACGGCCTGGCGCAGGTCGACGGCGCCATGAGCGACCTGCTCGACATCGAGGCCAAGGTGCTGACCGCGCTGTCCCCCGCGGAGCGCCCGCAGCTCGCGGCCCTGTTGCGCACGGTCACCGCCCAGTTCGACGACTAG